The proteins below come from a single Halothiobacillus neapolitanus c2 genomic window:
- a CDS encoding RDD family protein, translating into MNPPASLWRRAAALFYDSLFVFAVLMLATLIVLPLNGGQAMPQSGPLAWAYHVYLVAWVGAYFSLFWCVGGQTPGMKVWHIQVVIPAPCLRTASLRFLGGGLSFLLLGIPFWLAQADREKRSLIDRILGSRVIHLPKPTGRTRTKATFKPKDKDET; encoded by the coding sequence ATGAACCCGCCAGCCAGCCTATGGCGCCGGGCTGCCGCTTTGTTTTACGACAGCCTGTTCGTGTTTGCCGTGTTGATGTTGGCTACGCTGATCGTGTTGCCACTGAATGGTGGGCAGGCCATGCCGCAATCCGGCCCGCTTGCCTGGGCCTATCACGTCTATCTTGTGGCCTGGGTCGGGGCCTATTTCAGCCTGTTCTGGTGTGTCGGCGGACAGACGCCGGGCATGAAGGTCTGGCATATTCAGGTCGTTATTCCCGCACCGTGTTTACGCACCGCCTCCCTTCGTTTTCTCGGTGGCGGATTGAGTTTTCTGCTACTGGGAATTCCATTCTGGCTGGCGCAAGCCGATCGTGAAAAACGCAGCCTGATCGATCGCATTCTGGGCAGCCGCGTAATTCATCTACCCAAACCCACCGGGCGAACACGAACCAAAGCAACATTCAAACCAAAAGACAAGGATGAGACATAG
- the recD gene encoding exodeoxyribonuclease V subunit alpha — protein MNRPYAKQMAFDLDQPSDSAPINLTSRRPSAELLDILDEWVAAGWMRSIDRAVAGLVLNHAADISAPALLALVLASHQAGQGHVCLDMNACLIDAKSLLRIPSGDGRGNDIQAVPRFTPADLLQGVTLTGWQAALDSCPGVVLQRPESSIHGSSILGAPTSEQSNPPFVREGGLLYLRRYWQQEQGIVAALRSRLTPDALPAEPIRHILDALFPSTIAQPDWQKIACAVAIRRRFSLITGGPGTGKTTTVVKFLLLEQMRALEAGLPPRRIRLCAPTGKAAARLLQSILGQMDALLAPFDAAFPDLRKALPDTVETVHRLIGVRPNQIHPVYRAENPLPADVVVVDEASMIGVELMAKLLASLDETTQLVLLGDKDQLASVEPGAVLGELSSVIAPDAYTAETRNWLAATTGQTLPDSETNKSIVTDAALAQAAVQLHHSYRFDSASDIGALARCVNAGDASGALTLLRTNKEQASVRLVADAAGHQPLRRIVQESLAPWLAALNEPLSAENQDARASAIFAAHNKAQVLCALRHGPYGVTGLNRWIEDMLRRSGALAVTGDWYIGRPIMVTRNDPALRLANGEIGITLPYVNPESPQSPPSLRVAFVNEIIEKGESPIRWIAPGRLTACETAFALTVHKAQGSEFDHSVLVLPAMPNPVLTRELIYTAITRARHRFTLVSAPTDTTFTVLKQGIASRVQRSGQLGAKLARLDD, from the coding sequence GGCCGGGTTGGTTCTTAATCACGCTGCGGATATTTCAGCCCCGGCACTGCTGGCATTGGTTCTGGCAAGTCATCAAGCCGGTCAAGGGCATGTCTGCCTTGATATGAATGCTTGTCTGATTGATGCCAAATCCTTGCTCAGGATCCCGTCGGGCGACGGGCGCGGCAATGATATTCAGGCTGTGCCTCGATTTACCCCTGCGGATCTTTTGCAGGGCGTGACGCTGACCGGTTGGCAAGCGGCATTGGATTCCTGCCCCGGGGTGGTTTTGCAGCGTCCTGAATCATCGATACATGGGTCATCAATACTCGGGGCACCGACTTCAGAACAGTCTAACCCGCCCTTCGTCCGCGAGGGAGGGCTACTTTATCTTCGACGCTACTGGCAACAGGAGCAGGGCATTGTCGCCGCTCTGCGGTCGCGCTTAACGCCCGATGCATTGCCTGCAGAGCCGATCCGACACATTCTTGATGCCTTGTTTCCATCCACGATTGCTCAGCCGGATTGGCAGAAAATTGCTTGTGCAGTAGCGATTCGTCGGCGTTTTTCCTTGATTACCGGCGGGCCGGGCACGGGGAAAACGACCACGGTGGTGAAGTTCCTGCTGCTCGAGCAAATGCGTGCGCTGGAGGCGGGTTTGCCACCACGCCGTATTCGGTTGTGTGCGCCAACGGGCAAAGCCGCCGCCCGATTGCTTCAATCCATCTTGGGACAGATGGACGCCTTACTGGCCCCGTTTGATGCGGCGTTTCCCGATCTGCGCAAGGCGCTGCCGGATACAGTCGAAACGGTGCATCGTCTGATCGGGGTGCGCCCGAATCAGATCCATCCGGTTTATCGAGCTGAGAATCCCTTGCCTGCCGATGTGGTGGTGGTCGACGAGGCTTCCATGATCGGCGTGGAGTTGATGGCAAAGCTGCTCGCTTCGCTGGATGAAACGACCCAGCTTGTTCTGCTGGGTGATAAGGATCAACTGGCTTCGGTCGAACCGGGGGCGGTGTTGGGTGAGCTGAGTTCGGTGATTGCGCCGGATGCCTACACGGCTGAAACGCGGAACTGGTTGGCCGCCACAACGGGGCAGACGCTGCCCGACTCCGAAACCAACAAGTCGATTGTTACCGATGCCGCATTGGCACAGGCTGCCGTACAACTCCACCACAGTTATCGCTTCGATTCGGCCAGCGATATCGGCGCACTGGCGCGCTGCGTGAACGCGGGAGATGCCTCCGGAGCATTGACCCTGTTGAGAACAAATAAGGAACAAGCATCCGTGCGCTTGGTTGCCGACGCCGCCGGGCATCAGCCATTGCGCCGCATCGTTCAAGAATCCTTGGCGCCTTGGCTCGCAGCGTTGAATGAGCCCCTCTCGGCAGAGAATCAGGACGCGCGTGCCTCGGCCATTTTCGCAGCACACAACAAAGCACAGGTGTTGTGTGCTTTGCGACACGGGCCATATGGCGTGACGGGGCTCAACCGCTGGATCGAAGACATGTTGCGGCGTTCGGGCGCGTTGGCGGTGACGGGCGATTGGTATATCGGCCGTCCGATCATGGTGACGAGAAACGATCCCGCGCTGCGTCTGGCTAATGGCGAAATCGGAATCACCTTGCCCTATGTCAATCCCGAATCGCCTCAAAGCCCGCCATCGCTTCGGGTGGCCTTCGTGAATGAAATCATCGAAAAAGGTGAGTCGCCGATTCGCTGGATTGCGCCGGGACGATTGACCGCCTGCGAGACCGCCTTCGCATTGACCGTGCACAAAGCTCAGGGTTCGGAATTCGATCACAGCGTGCTGGTGCTGCCCGCCATGCCCAATCCTGTGCTGACCCGTGAGCTGATCTACACCGCGATTACCCGCGCCCGTCACCGCTTCACTTTAGTTTCGGCACCAACGGATACGACGTTCACCGTTCTGAAACAAGGTATTGCCAGTCGGGTGCAGCGGTCGGGTCAGTTGGGGGCGAAATTGGCGCGCTTGGATGATTAA